From a single Arachis hypogaea cultivar Tifrunner chromosome 3, arahy.Tifrunner.gnm2.J5K5, whole genome shotgun sequence genomic region:
- the LOC112778408 gene encoding uncharacterized protein codes for MDPEIINNPLPSSSTPQASFTPTKTIAKPLSIPLPEKLNNDNFLTWRHSAILTISGQELEDHLDKEKISVLYASPEDAQAQKESKAYIEWRLDDYNVALWLFSSMDPSFKHRVLGCNFAHEFWSFLHTYFASQTKACIRQLQLQLKSIKKVGSASDYLLEIKKVVDFLTTVGTPLTDAEYTNVILDGLNEYYQSFLTYVTPKDPPYSIPDLEALLMAQEDIVKRFKKSDSSIVQVNFTQSQPVNQNNSDPSFGKHTTNMPSRGTYGRIGLGGRLQRGGKGAWNNSNRPQCQICGKMGHVASYCYF; via the coding sequence ATGGACCCAGAAATCATCAACAATCCACTACCTTCCAGTTCCACTCCCCAAGCATCTTTTACACCCACGAAAACAATTGCAAAACCATTATCCATTCCTTTACCCGAGAAATTGAACAATGACAATTTTCTCACCTGGCGTCATTCAGCAATTCTTACAATTTCAGGTCAAgaacttgaagatcacttagacaAAGAGAAGATTTCAGTTCTCTATGCCTCACCAGAAGATGCAcaagctcaaaaagaatcaaAGGCATATATAGAATGGAGACTTGATGACTACAATGTTGCTTTATGGTTATTTTCATCCATGGACCCCTCCTTTAAGCATCGAGTTCTTGGCTGTAACTTTGCTCATGAATTTTGGAGCTTCCTTCATACATATTTTGCATCCCAAACCAAGGCTTGCATTAGACAACTCCAATTGCAATTGAAGTCAATAAAAAAGGTGGGATCAGCATCAGATTACCTTCTTGAAATCAAGAAAGTGGTTGATTTTCTTACTACTGTTGGAACTCCTTTAACTGATGCAGAATACACCAATGTCATTCTAGATGGATTAAATGAATATTATCAATCTTTTCTCACCTATGTTACACCAAAAGATCCACCCTACTCTATTCCTGATCTTGAAGCTCTCTTGATGGCTCAAGAAGACATTGTCAAGAGATTCAAGAAATCGGATTCTTCTATAGTGCAGGTAAATTTTACTCAGTCACAACCTGTTAATCAAAACAATTCTGATCCTAGCTTTGGAAAACACACAACAAACATGCCTAGTAGAGGAACTTATGGTAGAATAGGTCTTGGAGGAAGATTGCAACGTGGAGGCAAGGGTGCATGGAACAATTCTAATCGTCCACAATGCCAAATTTGTGGCAAGATGGGACATGTTGCCAGTTACTGTTATTTTTGA